In Trueperaceae bacterium, the genomic stretch CGAAGCGGATGTCGCCTACGCGCCCGGCGGGGGCGTAGCGCCCCGGCAGGCCGGTGAAGGCGCGCAGCCCGGCGGCCACGGCGGTCGGGTCGGCGCCGACGGCGGTGCAGGCGAGCGCCACGGCGAGGGCGTTGGCCACTTGGTGGTCGCCCTGGACGTGGAGCTCGTCGGCGCCGAGCAGGGGCGTGCCGTCGAGCACGAGGCGCCCACCCAGGTTGCGGTAGCCGTGGGCCTCGTGGCGCAGCGAGAAGCGGCGCACGGCGACGCCCCGCGCCGCCGCGTCGTCGGCCCAGGTGCGCAAGATGGCGTCGTCGTCGTTGACGACGAAGGTGCTGCTAGCGCCCAGGTTGGCTATCAGGTTGCGCTTGGCGGCGTGGTAGGCGGTCACGCTGCCGTGCCGGTCGATGTGGTCCTCGCCGAGGTTGAGGAGGACGGCGACGTCTGGCCTGAAGGTGGGGCAGCGTTCGAGTTGGAAGGACGACATCTCCACCACGTGCAGGGCGCCCGGCCGGGCGACGGCCGCGAGCGCCGGGACGATGTTGCCGCCAGCGACGGCGTCCATGCCCGCGGCGGCGAGCGTGTCCGTCGTCCACCTCGTGACGCTGCCCTTGCCGGCCGTGCCGCTGACGCCGATGTAGACGCCCGGCGTCGTGCGCCAGACCCACTCGACCTCACCTATCACCTCGGTGCCGGCGGCGCGCAGCGCCCGGAGGTCGGGGTGGTCGATGGGCACTCCGGGTGCGGCGATGCAGAGCGCGTAGGGGGTGGCGTCCGTGCCGGGGGCAGCGGCTCGGCGCGCCCCGCGGGCGAGCGCGGCGTCGACGTCGGGTCCGTCCGCGCGCCGCTCGAAGAAGGCGACGGCGTGGCCGTCGGCGGTGAGGCGCTCGAGGGCGGCGAGCCCGGAGCGGCCGAGGCCGTAGACGAGCGTCTCCCGCGCGCGAGCGCTCACGGTGCCCCGCGCGCGAACGCCAGCGCCAGCGCGACGCAGAGCGCCGTGACCAGGCAGAAGCGCGTCGCGACGCGCGTCTCGCTCCAGCCGCTCAGCTCGAAGTGGTGGTGGAGCGGGCTCATGCGCAGGAGGCGCTTGCCGCCGGTGAGGCGGAAGTAGCCGACCTGGACGATCACGGACAGGACCTCCAGGACGGGGACGAGCGCCACGAGCGGCAGGTACCACACGGTGCCGTCGAGGATGGCGAGGCCGGCCACCGCCGCGCCGAGGGCCTCGGAACCCACGCCGCCCATGAACACCCGGGCCGGGTGGCCGTTGTACCAGAGGAACCCGAGGAGGGCGCCGAGCAGCGCGGCGGCGAACGGCGATGCCAGGAAGAAGAGCAGGATGATGGCCGTGACGCCGGCGGCGAGGCCGTCGACGCCGTCGGTGAAGTTGAAGGCGTTGATGGCGCCGACGATCACGAGCGCGTAGGCGGCGACGTCGAGCCAGGCGCTGCCGAGGAGCGCGTGCCCGGCGCTCACCGCCCACCAGGCGAAGCCCAGCGCCATGGCGCCCTGCACGACGAGGCGGTAACGCGCCCCGAGGCCGCCTGCCGTTGGCTCGGCCCCCGCGGCCGCCTCGCGCTTGCGCGCCAGGCTGAGGGTGTCGTCGTAGAGGCCGAGCAGGCCCGAACCGATGACCAGCGCCGCCAGGGCGGCCTCGGGGCGGGCGACGCCGCCGAAGAGCGCCCAGGCGCCGACGGCGGCCAGGAGGAAGGCGACGCCGCCCATGGTGGGGGTGCCGGCCTTGCCGAGGTGCGATTCGGGGCCCTGCGCCCTGATGGCCTTGCCCCATCCCAGCCGGCGGGCCACCTGCACGAACGTGCCGGTCAGGACCAGGCTCGCGGCGGCCGCCGCCACGAGGCTCAGCACGGCGCTCCCTCCGGCAGCGGCGGGACGCTCCAGGCGCCGTCCGCGGCGCGGCGCGTCACCTCGGCGACGAGGGCCTCCATCCGCATGGACCGCGAGCCCTTGATCAGGACCGTGGCGCCGCGCGGGACGCTCGCCAGGTGACGCGCGGCCGCGGCCGCGTCGGCGACGTGGACGGCGCGCGGGTTCGTCTCCGTGATGGCCCTGCTCGCCGGCCCGACGGCGACGACGAGGTCGAGGTCTCGCGTCAGCTCGCCGGCCGCCAGGTGGGCGGAGCGCTCGGCGGCGCCGAGTTCGAGCATGTCCGCGAGGAACGCGGCGCGGGGCGGGGGGCAGGCGCGCAGGACGGCCACGGCCTCGGCGAGGGAGGCGGGGTTCGAGTTGTAGCTGTCGTCGATCACCGTGAGGCCGGCGAGCGCGAGGCGCTCGAGCCGGCCGGGTTCGAGGCGCGCGCCGGCGACGCGCCGCGCCGCCGCCTCGGGGGCGGTGCCGAGGAGCTCGGCCATGGCGATCGCCGCCAGCGCGTTGGCGGCCATGCCGGCGCCGGGCCACGGCAACGTGACGCGGCCCGGCAAGGCGCCGGCGCCCGTGGGACGCGCCGCCTGCTCGTGTCGGGCGCCGGATGGCCGCCCCGGCGGCGTCCCGCCTCCGTCGGGTCGGGGCGCCAGCGACCAGGTGAGCTCCGCGCCCTGGCCGCGCGGGCGGGCCGCGCCCGCCAGGGTGGCGAGGGCGCCCGGGTGGTGGGCGGGCGGCCCGGCCGCCGGTCCAGCCGCCGCCGCGAGCGCGACCGTCACCACCACGCTGCGCGCGAGCGTCTCCTCGCGCAGGTGGCGCGCCGCGCCCGCCCCGACCACGAGGCGGCCGGGCGTGCGGTCGAGGAGGAGGGTCTTCTCGCGCGCCACCCCGGCGACGTCGCCGAGGGCGCTCAAGTGACTGGCGGCGACGTGCGTCAGGACGGCGTGGTCGGGCCGCGTGAGCTCGACCAGCTCTGCCATCTCGCCGGGCCGGTCGACGCCGAGTTCCAGGACGAGCGGCGCGCCGGGCCCCGGCGCGCCGGGGCCGGTCCCGCGCTCGTCTTCGAGCGCGGCATCGACGAGCACCTTGGCGAGGGCGTAGTGGGTGTTGAGGTTGCCGGGGGTGGAGCGGGCGGCCAGCGCGGCGGCGAGCATGGCTTTCGTGCTCGTCTTGCCGACCGAGCCCGTCACGGCCACGACAGGTCCCGTCAGCCGGTCGCGGGCGGCGCGACCGAGCGCGAGCAGCGCCGCCCTGGCGTCGTCGACCAGTAGGCCTCGGCGGTGGGGGCGGTCGGCCACCACGAGGGCTGCGCCCCTGGCGAGCGCGTCGTCGGCGAAGGTGAGGCCGTGCGCGGTCGCGCCCGGGAGGGCGAAGAAGGCGTCGCCGGGTCGGACGGCGCGGCTGTCGAACGCCACGCCGGTGGCGTCGGGGAGGTCGGCGACGGGCTCGACCGTGTTCAGCAGGCGCACCAGCGCGCGAACGCTCAACAGGGTCATCGACGCAACTCCCACATGTTGACTATCTTACACATCATGCGTGACATGAGCAGGCGCTGTAGC encodes the following:
- the murD gene encoding UDP-N-acetylmuramoyl-L-alanine--D-glutamate ligase, translated to MSARARETLVYGLGRSGLAALERLTADGHAVAFFERRADGPDVDAALARGARRAAAPGTDATPYALCIAAPGVPIDHPDLRALRAAGTEVIGEVEWVWRTTPGVYIGVSGTAGKGSVTRWTTDTLAAAGMDAVAGGNIVPALAAVARPGALHVVEMSSFQLERCPTFRPDVAVLLNLGEDHIDRHGSVTAYHAAKRNLIANLGASSTFVVNDDDAILRTWADDAAARGVAVRRFSLRHEAHGYRNLGGRLVLDGTPLLGADELHVQGDHQVANALAVALACTAVGADPTAVAAGLRAFTGLPGRYAPAGRVGDIRFVEDSIATRPLAVAAAIAATPGPLVWLAGGQGKGADVSGLKELVAERVDLLVAFGASAQEFVAAFGDVVPTVTVAERGGRAAMRAAVGAAVAHLRANRGGAGRVLLAPLAASFDQFVDYVDRAAAYREAVARLGATGERDGD
- a CDS encoding phospho-N-acetylmuramoyl-pentapeptide-transferase, with protein sequence MSLVAAAAASLVLTGTFVQVARRLGWGKAIRAQGPESHLGKAGTPTMGGVAFLLAAVGAWALFGGVARPEAALAALVIGSGLLGLYDDTLSLARKREAAAGAEPTAGGLGARYRLVVQGAMALGFAWWAVSAGHALLGSAWLDVAAYALVIVGAINAFNFTDGVDGLAAGVTAIILLFFLASPFAAALLGALLGFLWYNGHPARVFMGGVGSEALGAAVAGLAILDGTVWYLPLVALVPVLEVLSVIVQVGYFRLTGGKRLLRMSPLHHHFELSGWSETRVATRFCLVTALCVALALAFARGAP